The Thermodesulfobacteriota bacterium genomic interval GCAGGTTTATTTTGGGGAATAATATTAGTGGTGATACCGACCTATAAATTGTGCCAGCACTTAGAGTTTAGTACAGTCAAGCAACTAGTTGTTTGTTTTGTCAATATGAGCTTGGGGATAAATATATTTATGACCATTGGGTTGATCATAGAATATCGTAAGAAAACGAAAAGAATCAAATTCGCATCATCGTAAATGCTGTTAATAAACTGGTGATTCAAGTCATAACCAGACAATCCAGCCGATCGCTGCGCTCCGGCTGATTTTTTCGTTATATTTACTGGAATGAAGTCAAAGATTAACGAAGAGAGGGCAGAGATGGAGGTAGAAAATTCGGGAAAGAATAGGGACGTTGTTTCTAAATAGTAAATTACTTGACAGGCAGTCGGTTCTTCTGGGGTAAATATCAGGGGACTATCTCATTAGCTTTACGAAGGCAATCGAGAGGGCTGAACAGTGCAGAAAGGATGAAGCTTTTCCTGCAGATTCCCTCGGCATAACAAAATGATGGAGAATAATTATGAAAGTAATGAATAATGAATGATCCAGATATGCTGGAAGAGTATGATTTCAGCAAGGGGGTAAGGGGCAAGTATGCCAGGAGATATGCTGAAGGGACAAATGTAGTTTTAGTTGATCCTGATGTAGCTGAATTTTTCCCCGATCACGATACAGTAAATGATGCCCTACGCTCATTAATCAGGATTATAAAGAAAAGACAAAATCGGTTTGCCAAACAAGTAGATGGACGTTGACAGGCGTTTCTCTGCTGCCCAATACCTGCCTTTTCCAAAATTGACTTGACAAGCATACGTCATTGACGTATAGTAGGTCATGCGCTTTATTGAGACATCAATCTTCACAAGAGAGGTTTGTAACTTCTTTGAGGATGAAGAGTACCGTGCTCTGCAGTTTGCTTTGCTCCTTCGCCCTGAACAAGGGATTATAATTCCTGGCACTAATGGACTTCGTAAACTCCGATGGGGATTAAAAGGAAAAGGTAAACAAGGTGGTTGTCGGGTCATTTATTACTGGGATAAAAAGGATGAAGCTTTTTATATGCTGTTTGTGTACTCTAAGAGCAAGCAAGATGACCTCACACCAGTGCAAATAAGGGTGCTGAGCAAGTTGGTTCAGGAGGAGTTCAAATGAAAAAACAAGATTTCGATAACCTTACAGAGAGTATTAAACAGGCTGGAAAAATCAAGCGTGGAGAAATGAAGGCTGGCAGAATTTTCCAATTTGACCCCACTGACATTAAAGGCATTCGCCTTCGATTACAAAAGTCACAGTCAGAATTCGCCATGATGATTGGTGTAAGTGTGTCAACTCTTCAGAATTGGGAACAAGGTCGGCGTAGCCCTGAAGGCCCTGCTCGTGCCTTACTCAAGATAGCAGCCGAAAACCCCGAGGCTGTTATTGAAGCACTAAGCATCTGAAGGGAGAGCAAATGAACTACGATGAGGATAAGATAGACGATTACACCCTGGCACTCCTACTTGGTCACTCATGAAAGGCATGAGGAGATGGGTGCAAGAGCCTG includes:
- the nadS gene encoding NadS family protein; the encoded protein is MKKQDFDNLTESIKQAGKIKRGEMKAGRIFQFDPTDIKGIRLRLQKSQSEFAMMIGVSVSTLQNWEQGRRSPEGPARALLKIAAENPEAVIEALSI
- a CDS encoding type II toxin-antitoxin system RelE/ParE family toxin; translated protein: MRFIETSIFTREVCNFFEDEEYRALQFALLLRPEQGIIIPGTNGLRKLRWGLKGKGKQGGCRVIYYWDKKDEAFYMLFVYSKSKQDDLTPVQIRVLSKLVQEEFK